Genomic DNA from Larus michahellis chromosome 3, bLarMic1.1, whole genome shotgun sequence:
ATGCACTCCAAGATTCTCTAAACAGCTACCTTCATAGAGGCAATGGCCAAACTCGTGTCCATTTTTTATGTGAATAAGGCTGTGTTTCTGCAAATGGTTTGCCGTTTTAAATGTCTTATTGCATTCTTTACACACAAACAGTCTTTCATCTGTATGTATTTTTAGGTGCAGCTGAAAGTCTCTATGAACGGCAGTTGCGTAATTACAGCGCTGGCACCTGTACATTTTGAATGTAGACAAATTGGAAGGCCACGTATCCTTTAAGTTTTCCACGAATCGATGATACGCATCATCATCTTGAACTTGTGGATGAGAGGCCCTGGAGTTGAAGAGAGGTTCCTCTTTGCAAGTGACAGAATTCAGAGGAACTCCTGATCTATTCCCAGTAACAGCTACGCTGTTGCTTCCATGTCTGTTTTCATGGAATTTCTTTCCAGAGCACATTTCCTTATAGTCCTGCACATCACCTGCCCGCTTAAAGTCAGGAGCCAGCATTCCCCCACTGAGACAATCATTTTCATTAGCAGACAGGGACGGAGTAACATGGTCCTGGGAATCACCGTCAACTTtgcatattttgcttttatgATATTCATTGCTCTGATTCGTATAACCATTGGCAGTAGCCGTAAACTGTTCATGAAATTTCTTATGAAAGCTGAGATGTCCTCTAGAGTAAAACACTATGTTACACTCATCACATGTATAATTCTTTAAAGGTCTTCGagttctttttcttccactttcaaAGTCGAGTCGCTGCCCTTGGCGGGTTTCTTTGCCCGCATGTGATCTTCTGTGTCTCTCTAACCCTGTGATGCTGGTGAATGCTGACTGGCAGAACTCACAGGAATAAGGTTTAGCCCCTGTGTGTATGTAGCTATGCCTTACCATGCTtgcaaaatataatgaaaaaaaggtGCAAAACCTGCACTGGTAGAGCTTATACCCAGCATGCCAGTACATGTGATTTAACAGATAGGACAAGCTAATGCAGGAGTAATCACATTGAGGACACTGGTAAGGTGGTCTCTCTTTATGTCCCTTCATGTGATGAATAAAAATCCTAGGATTTGATGaagcaaagaaacaaattttgcaggaaaaactAACTGGCACACCCAGAGGTGTAAAGTCCCTTtcaattttgatgaaaaatttctcatacttactttcttttttcttggtctcagattttctttcttcagagttTCTCTGCCTAGCTTTTCTCACATTCATCctattttttcttgccttttgcaGCCTACTCATTTTCTTATGAAATTTAAGGTGATTCCTAAggttgacagaaaagaaaaaggttcttTTACAAAAGCAACACTTAtgtattttcttgtctttatGAGCTGAATAAACGTGTTTCTTTAGCTGTGCACTGCATTTATATACAGAACTACAAAACCTGCACTTGAAATTCAATCTTTCATGCTTATTTACAGAACAAGATGCTTTAGGAAGAGGTTTGATGGTCACACTATTACTTAGCCATGCTAAACCTTCTTGCTGGCTTTGAAATTCTTTTGGGCTTGCATGAGGAGAAACAACTTTTTGTTGCCGATGTCTTTTTTTAGGAAGTGGAATTAATGTCTTATAAATATGCTCTCCAGTAGTATTTGATTCAGCAGACGTGGAAGCATTCACCTCCAGTTTCCCTCCATCATTTAGCAGTTCTTCTGAAGTAGAAGAACATCCGTTAAGAAATGGAGCAGAACAATTATTGgtaaattccattttttctttcaagctgtgCTCCAAAAGAGAACTCAGTGTTTCATCTTCAaatttgcttctctttctttttctattattaGCTTCATTGTCTCCATTCTTTGAAGAATCAGGATCTACGGGGGGATAAAAAGTCACATGTATGACATTTCATACGATCACCAATGTTAATGATTAATTGGTAGTTAAAATTCCAAATTATCTAATGACTTGCTTGCTCTTCACTCCTTTTGCTTCCTTAGTATTTCCCTATCTCCACTTCTTTCCTAATGTCTCTTCCCATGCTTTTCCCCCCCTCAACATTTAAATAATGCTTTAAGAGAAGTTATGAGCCTCTTTCTTTCCACTCCCTCTTTTCACTCAAAGCTCTGAATTTCACAGGACAACACTGCATTCCCTACAATTCTTAATGCAGCAGCTTTATGCCAGAATTCCTATGAAAGGACTTTCACCAAACTTTGCTAGGGCTCCATTCTCACAAGTATggtacttctgcttttttttttattattattttcagatcCTTTTCTCTAATGAAATGCCACCCTTTTGCAAACTGCAGCACAATGAAACAGTATGAGTTTATCGTGGTTTCACTACTTTTCAAAGGAGTCTGTGAAAGAATTAAGCATACTCCAGCcaatattctttttctgctgtatAAGATATTAATCTAAGTTGAAATACTTACTCCAAAACAAATGAGTTcggcctttaaagatcccttccaaaccaacacattctatgattcttcctgtACACTTTCCTACCCATTTCAAAAACATGAAATTTACCAGATTTCTTAAATTCTTGCACTAGTCTTATTAACAACTAACTTACCTTCCATTTCAACAATTGTCTCCATCTCCTTGTGGATTTCTGGTTGTTTCTCTTGACTGACATTAGAAAGAACATTTGCAACATTGAAAAGTTCTTCATGTTTGGATATTGCTAACAATGTCAATTGCCTGCTTGTCTCGATGGTCTCACCTCCACCCTCATCGCCAGTacaggagaagagaggaggaatcTTCTGAAAGCCGTCATCACCATCACATTCTTTTCTGTCACTGGTTTCATTTATCTCTGTAAGCTCTGTTATGCAAGGTGACGTAGGCAACACATAATTTTGACTACACTTATCCGTGCTGGTATCACACTGATCACTTAGAGGTGATTTTGTTCTGTTACACACACTCTCAGCAATGCATTTCTCTTCAGAGCATTTCATACCGTTATCCTTATTTGTAGCAGTCTTGTTTTCTTCACAAATGGTTCCACTGTTACCGTCATTTGAAGGTGTCACATTGCTATTGAGGGAACCACTATTGTTTAAGCCACCCTCCTCCTTCCACTCGGGAACGGAGACTGCTGGCTTCTCCGCCTCATCCTGCGGAAAATCATCATCGCTCAACACAAAGATGGTGATTGGGAGAACAATTTCAAAGACGTCCGACTCtggggacagaaaaagaaaacactaatcCTATTTCCCAAACACCTGAAGAAATCGcaggctccccccaccccccccgctgTGCGCATGCGCACGCCCCAGCCTCCAGCGCGCAGGACGCGGGTTAGGCCCCCCCTCGCCTAGGTCCCTCAGTCCCCGCCTCAGTCCCTCAGCCCCCACCCGGCCGGAGCCCCGCTGGCTCTCTACCATCTAAGGAGGCACCTACCGCTGTCGTCCGCCGGCTCCGTCCTCCCCTGCTCCACCGACATCTCCTGGCCCGGCTCCGCGCTGGGATCAAACCGCCTCGGCCGCCGCGCACGCGCCGCTCTGTCGCGCACGCACACAAACGGGGCGGGGGCGGCACTGACCATAGCGCCGTTTCCCAGGgggcaacggggggggggggcggtgggggtgcGCACGGCTGCGGCCTCCTGATTGGCTGGAGCGGCGGGGGGGCGCGGCTGCAGGAGGGGGTGGAGCATCCGCTTCCCCGAGGTAGCGCTGCGCGCGGTGGGCCGTTTGGCCTAAAAAAAGAGTTTAATTACGCGTTTAATCACCCACCTGAGGGGGTTTCGAAAGCTCTGCGAAATCTATTCCTGTTTTAAGCCAAACAAAAAGATGAGGTAGCCCGTCAACCGGGCGGTGTCGGGGGGGGGCTCGGTGCCCGCGAGCCTTCCTTCCTCACGCAGAAACTCGAGAGACGCTTGTGGCCGTCTAGATGGAGGGAAAGCAGATAAGATGTTGCTGAGGGAGAACGGAGCTCGGTCAATCAAAGGAAACAAGCGTGTTGTATCGCCCTGCAGATAACAAAAAGATACAAGGAACCCGACTAGGGAAAACGGGGGTGTTCTGTTAAAACTGCAAAGTTGCTTGGTATTACAAAGtgtcaaaaataaaaagtatgtgtCCTTTAGGTGAACTAAGCTCATTTTAATGTGGAAACCACACCTCCAAATCTTAAACTGTAAGCCTCCCAGATGAGACCCCTACTCACCGAGCATGTGTGGTAATTTTGCAAATGTACTATAATTTGAAGTGAGAATACAAATAGCCGGTAGGAGCTTATTGTGAAATCATGAGCCCCCAGTGAAAAGTATAGTATTCCAATTAGTTGATTTTTGTGAAATGTAAAAGCTTACATCATATAAGCGAAGGGATGCCAGCTTTGTGGAGTttccacctagcacccatctccgCACAggcattaaataaatattttgactcTACATGTGGATCGGCTCTTTGCACACtaggtaaag
This window encodes:
- the LOC141741407 gene encoding uncharacterized protein LOC141741407, yielding MSVEQGRTEPADDSESDVFEIVLPITIFVLSDDDFPQDEAEKPAVSVPEWKEEGGLNNSGSLNSNVTPSNDGNSGTICEENKTATNKDNGMKCSEEKCIAESVCNRTKSPLSDQCDTSTDKCSQNYVLPTSPCITELTEINETSDRKECDGDDGFQKIPPLFSCTGDEGGGETIETSRQLTLLAISKHEELFNVANVLSNVSQEKQPEIHKEMETIVEMEDPDSSKNGDNEANNRKRKRSKFEDETLSSLLEHSLKEKMEFTNNCSAPFLNGCSSTSEELLNDGGKLEVNASTSAESNTTGEHIYKTLIPLPKKRHRQQKVVSPHASPKEFQSQQEGLAWLSNSVTIKPLPKASCSVNKHERLNFKCRFCSSVYKCSAQLKKHVYSAHKDKKIHKCCFCKRTFFFSVNLRNHLKFHKKMSRLQKARKNRMNVRKARQRNSEERKSETKKKESKYEKFFIKIERDFTPLGVPVSFSCKICFFASSNPRIFIHHMKGHKERPPYQCPQCDYSCISLSYLLNHMYWHAGYKLYQCRFCTFFSLYFASMVRHSYIHTGAKPYSCEFCQSAFTSITGLERHRRSHAGKETRQGQRLDFESGRKRTRRPLKNYTCDECNIVFYSRGHLSFHKKFHEQFTATANGYTNQSNEYHKSKICKVDGDSQDHVTPSLSANENDCLSGGMLAPDFKRAGDVQDYKEMCSGKKFHENRHGSNSVAVTGNRSGVPLNSVTCKEEPLFNSRASHPQVQDDDAYHRFVENLKDTWPSNLSTFKMYRCQRCNYATAVHRDFQLHLKIHTDERLFVCKECNKTFKTANHLQKHSLIHIKNGHEFGHCLYEGSCLENLGVHHEMYVRMCPERDLGSEVCGVQPEVQRGRENDLLAQSQPRFYQCAECEYATYILSNLELHVRTHTGEKPYSCSVCQKKFRTSSHLKRHRVTHFNVEYLKCRRCDYSTNKWLSLKQHLASHSCEEGSSAGCLYEQMQLPVKTYTCEECGYSTAHNGNLKPHLRIHTGEKPFKCDRCAVAFRTSSHLKRHLLTHLKLHCRRCKFSTVDKRAFQKHVKTHTKKYKCGKCNVTLPTKKLLEKHKRQHKLGI